Proteins encoded together in one Phaeodactylum tricornutum CCAP 1055/1 chromosome 25, whole genome shotgun sequence window:
- a CDS encoding predicted protein — SRIQAQLLVAADGSNSFVRNALQFPTEGFDYGQSALTFTVQLASPHHGRAFQRFLPSGPLALLPSFSPNHAVVVWSTSPEQAGSWKNQSDKNPKENLTKQLNELLQQGPAPPKVEAIVSPRFVFPLSCRQVTSYVQPRVALVGDAAHSVHPMAGQGLNLGLQDVANLADTIGQANSAGMDIATFLEDYNRSRLSQVSATLAGIHGLQQLFGAQQVWAKHAKSVGMNMIQNVPPLRQRLVQAACQGVLKD, encoded by the exons TCGCGCATTCAGGCGCAATTACTTGTCGCCGCGGACGGCTCCAACTCGTTCGTTCGGAATGCCCTACAGTTTCCTACGGAGGGCTTCGATTACGGACAGTCGGCCCTGACTTTTACCGTCCAACTCGCTTCGCCGCACCATGGTCGCGCATTTCAGCGCTTCCTACCATCCGGCCCGTTGGCTTTATTGCCGTCCTTTTCTCCAAACCACGCCGTTGTGGTGTGGAGCACATCACCCGAGCAAGCTGggtcttggaaaaatcagTCCGACAAGAACCCAAAGGAAAATTTGACCAAGCAATTAAACGAACTACTCCAGCAAGGCCCAG CACCGCCCAAGGTGGAGGCCATCGTTTCACCGCGCTTCGTATTTCCCCTATCTTGCCGCCAAGTGACTTCGTACGTGCAGCCCCGCGTAGCGCTCGTCGGGGATGCTGCCCACTCGGTCCATCCTATGGCCGGACAAGGTTTGAATCTCGGACTGCAGGACGTTGCCAATTTGGCCGATACAATAGGGCAGGCGAACAGTGCTGGTATGGACATTGCGACCTTTCTCGAGGATTACAATCGCTCGCGGCTATCCCAAGTCTCGGCAACTCTAGCCGGAATTCACGGTCTACAGCAGTTGTTCGGAGCACAGCAGGTCTGGGCTAAACACGCCAAAAGCGTGGGCATGAATATGATTCAGAACGTCCCGCCCTTGAGACAACGACTCGTTCAAGCCGCCTGTCAGGGAGTGTTGAAGGATTGA
- a CDS encoding predicted protein, with amino-acid sequence MPSNQKHLKLSKTRDSDSNKNIDKVASEEQFAASSQIDPESTTPCVYITHVDPHTTTEGLGSHVRGTIYPLLHLAHYLSIVPVWNVATSAGFWQSKRSANTEDYSLLDLAELFGIGETTASWDDKDRLLDVHTWVDPIIGNAYGKVESLSELLESYLHSIALHQKPRWIRVHGAFSYQNPTPMVYRHLQQAKSSWKDKRTNNDTNDSFKTDSSMSDPLRIGVHVRVPEDWCGNQWKEDNYVSHVIETLQSLQRSLPTGAWECVALNVVSEIALETSGQAAVLRQAFPQATFSLGNPIVNEIKHLALSDIFLPAASHLSALVGYFVSPQNSLILLPVRRNRCPYLEPHIALGAPVIVADGDNQSFVAALQILWRRKRNTPSRSRSHGTIGDCEEGEKTTSQ; translated from the coding sequence ATGCCGTCCAACCAAAAGCACCTCAAGCTTTCGAAGACTCGTGACAGTGATTCCAACAAGAATATCGACAAGGTCGCCTCGGAAGAGCAATTTGCGGCGAGTTCTCAAATCGATCCCGAGTCCACCACACCGTGCGTGTACATCACTCACGTCGATCCACATACGACAACGGAGGGGCTGGGATCCCACGTCCGTGGAACCATCTATCCCTTACTGCATCTGGCTCACTACTTGTCCATCGTTCCGGTATGGAACGTTGCAACCAGCGCTGgattttggcaatcaaaaCGATCCGCCAACACAGAAGATTACAGTCTCCTCGATCTAGCCGAACTCTTTGGAATTGGTGAAACGACGGCAAGCTGGGATGATAAGGATAGACTTCTCGATGTACATACGTGGGTGGATCCGATTATAGGCAACGCCTACGGCAAGGTGGAAAGTTTAAGTGAATTGCTCGAATCTTATTTACATTCAATCGCACTCCACCAAAAGCCTCGATGGATACGAGTGCATGGTGCCTTTTCTTACCAGAATCCAACTCCAATGGTCTACCGCCATTTGCAACAAGCAAAGTCCTCTTGGAAAGACAAGCGCACAAACAACGACACAAATGACAGCTTTAAAACAGACTCGTCTATGAGCGATCCTCTACGAATAGGTGTTCATGTGCGCGTTCCGGAAGATTGGTGCGGAAATCAGTGGAAGGAAGACAATTACGTATCGCACGTAATTGAAACGCTCCAAAGTTTGCAACGAAGTCTTCCAACAGGAGCTTGGGAATGCGTCGCTTTGAACGTTGTTTCGGAAATCGCGCTAGAGACGTCTGGCCAAGCGGCCGTACTACGGCAGGCCTTCCCTCAGGCCACCTTTTCTCTGGGCAATCCGATTGTGAACGAAATTAAGCATTTGGCTCTGTCCGACATCTTTCTTCCAGCCGCATCACATTTAAGTGCGTTGGTGGGCTACTTTGTATCCCCTCAAAACAGCTTGATTCTCTTACccgttcgaagaaatcggTGTCCGTATTTGGAACCGCACATTGCGCTGGGCGCGCCAGTGATCGTGGCGGATGGGGACAATCAATCCTTCGTCGCCGCCCTTCAGATACTTTGGAGGCGCAAACGGAATACGCCGTCGCGGTCAAGATCGCATGGTACAATTGGAGATTGTGAAGAGGGCGAAAAAACCACTTCGCAGTAG
- a CDS encoding predicted protein: MLANVDSGTATKATFGRFRSNRHPTNRKQLQRAATSRFIALCVMMLGMGSLWQSRSILSLVLSTSTQQESAIDAIRTDVVSNNIDTGTRYEKDPMQFAGSLQSGGSAGKTKDNTETPVTAAERERSVLALEPPPTKVTVEADDPSNAGNESETTFSLMQRIEHTPRNLTNIPKMRVVLWPDTQSGVRNSESFHLTENGINESAYLTLSNETWDFHSNVVWVGDMGMGGPRRQWCGAFGALAKQAKDKRRVSRLPLQWPICIVDYADGPSLPRCANIEAQVGVENVRYSVRSVVTGRNWNETIGWVQGGGRLSLNKTYGITYRQASYMVRTDMIKVLENSLRARNMSLADPIERIDRPVDVAHFWPHSNSSTNQQDRRSVLHFRSKLRSKISDLVVDLGKTQSSLNVFVGLKGHAKESGRTGVHTDYMNALLASKIVVVTQRDEWEEHYRLMEAIIGGAMVMTDRMLTLPAGLQNGTSIVEFDSAESLVSLISYYLRHSDERLEIARAARDVALRKHRSWHRMEEIIFGESLSNCSFQHPNSPCPYVAHGIDSKR, translated from the coding sequence ACGAAGGCGACATTCGGCAGGTTTCGTTCAAACCGGCACCCCACTAACAGAAAGCAACTTCAGCGTGCGGCTACGTCGCGATTCATCGCTCTTTGTGTGATGATGCTGGGTATGGGGTCCCTCTGGCAATCCCGATCTATACTTTCGTTGGTACTCTCAACATCTACCCAACAGGAGTCTGCAATTGATGCCATTCGCACCGACGTGGTCTCCAACAACATTGACACCGGCACCAGATATGAAAAAGACCCGATGCAATTTGCGGGGAGCTTGCAATCAGGAGGCAGCGCTGGAAAGACCAAAGATAATACAGAAACGCCAGTGACAGCCGCCGAGCGAGAGCGTTCAGTGCTGGCCTTAGAGCCACCCCCAACGAAGGTTACGGTCGAGGCGGATGATCCGTCAAATGCTGGCAACGAAAGTGAAACGACGTTTTCGTTGATGCAGCGTATCGAACATACGCCTCGAAACCTGACCAACATCCCAAAAATGCGAGTAGTACTTTGGCCTGACACGCAATCAGGCGTTCGAAACTCTGAGAGTTTTCACCTGACGGAAAACGGTATCAACGAGTCTGCCTATTTAACGCTGAGCAACGAGACATGGGACTTTCATTCCAATGTTGTGTGGGTGGGGGATATGGGAATGGGTGGCCCTCGAAGACAATGGTGTGGAGCTTTTGGGGCACTGGCGAAACAGGCCAAAGACAAACGGCGTGTATCAAGACTCCCATTGCAGTGGCCTATTTGTATTGTTGACTACGCTGACGGCCCCTCATTGCCACGGTGCGCGAATATCGAGGCGCAAGTAGGGGTTGAAAATGTTCGGTATTCCGTTCGATCCGTAGTGACTGGACGTAATTGGAATGAAACTATCGGATGGGTACAAGGCGGTGGTCGACTAAGTCTGAATAAAACATATGGTATCACATATCGGCAGGCATCGTATATGGTTCGGACAGACATGATCAAAGTCTTGGAAAACTCTCTTCGAGCGAGAAATATGAGCCTGGCCGATCCAATTGAGCGCATCGATCGGCCGGTTGATGTTGCCCACTTCTGGCCCCACTCAAATTCATCGACAAATCAACAAGACCGACGCAGTGTGTTACATTTCCGATCCAAGCTACGTTCCAAGATTAGCGATCTGGTCGTTGATCTTGGCAAGACCCAATCAAGTCTCAACGTCTTTGTTGGTCTCAAAGGGCACGCAAAGGAGAGTGGACGCACTGGAGTGCACACCGACTACATGAATGCTCTACTTGCTTCAAAGATTGTCGTGGTGACACAACGAGACGAGTGGGAGGAACACTATCGACTTATGGAGGCAATCATTGGCGGTGCCATGGTGATGACGGATCGCATGCTGACGTTACCAGCAGGCCTGCAGAACGGCACGTCCATAGTCGAGTTTGACAGTGCCGAGAGTCTCGTGTCACTGATCAGCTACTATCTGAGACATTCTGATGAGAGGCTGGAGATAGCCCGGGCAGCGCGGGACGTCGCTTTGCGAAAGCATCGTTCTTGGCATCGGATGGAAGAGATCATCTTTGGTGAGAGTCTGTCAAATTGCAGCTTCCAGCACCCAAATAGCCCGTGCCCGTACGTTGCTCACGGCATCGATTCAAAGCGTTAA
- the myoA2 gene encoding predicted protein (Chromalveolate myosin type A) produces DDLIALTHLHEPAVVESLQVRYAQNRIYTATGPVLLALNPFRNLRGLYGEAVMKSYWQSDDSGAPTTRDTSTSLPPHVYNIANQSFRNLMRCLEDGTNPHQSILVSGESGAGKTVSTKLVMKYLAALSHYRSMGTQVLQSNPILESFGNARTTRNDNSSRFGKFVELQFSARGNLVGAQLETYLLEKVRVVHVGTGERNYHIFYELLQAHIDNRRTGNTLGSYSKNYDMSQLHLAPTATSRDFKLTCDGERSRRDGVADGQNFAALLQAMQTLRFSEQEIREIWRVTSSLLHASNLNFVPVRDLTTGETDPDDACILDSTNVHLSSVCALLGVTEKELNQALCEVVLRAGKEEARKRMTAAQAQRGLEALIKATYGALFEYLVSRINDAIQGENSNESNAGSAATIGVLDIFGFESFQVNSFEQLCINYCNEALQQQFNAFVLRNEQAEYEKEGILWKFIEFPENQDVLDLIDKRGIGILHILDDQCRAPGPSDTSFGLQVYQMCANSSRFSATRAQKAHLQFAVHHYAGPVTYTAKGFTEKNRDELPTSTRTLFLSSESTFVQQLAHILEWAPNSNASASAFSVRSFQRSDSTVGRPTVAGQFQRQLKKLRSKIDQTSPHYIRCLKPNDCLLPDKFDVAVVAEQLRCGGILEAVRVARAGFTQHYPHSDFYRRYRVLAWREMNKVGGRLRHSSSGNPLSAPSAIRPGRLFKDVCTNLGIQMGKSKVFLRHSAFEALERIRTCEQYKAATSLNATFRMYLARIAYVPYR; encoded by the exons GATGATTTGATTGCGCTCACACACTTACACGAACCTGCGGTGGTCGAATCACTCCAAGTCCGCTACGCGCAGAACCGCATTTACACCGCAACTGGACCAGTTTTACTCGCCCTTAATCCCTTCCGCAACCTACGAGGTCTTTACGGAGAAGCCGTCATGAAGTCCTATTGGCAGAGCGATGATAGTGGCGCACCCACGACACGCGACACGTCGACCTCGCTGCCTCCACACGTCTACAACATTGCCAACCAAAGCTTTCGCAATTTGATGCGCTGTTTGGAAGACGGGACAAACCCGCATCAATCTATTCTTGTGTCGGGAGAATCCGGTGCCGGGAAGACCGTCAGTACCAAGTTAGTTATGAAATACCTGGCGGCCCTTTCCCATTATAGATCCATGGGAA CCCAAGTCCTTCAATCGAATCCTATTTTGGAATCCTTTGGCAACGCCCGCACAACTCGAAATGACAATTCCTCTCGTTTTGGCAAATTTGTTGAACTTCAATTTTCAGCCCGAGGCAATCTCGTCGGCGCCCAATTAGAAACGTaccttttggaaaaggtcCGTGTTGTGCACGTTGGTACCGGCGAACGCAACTACCATATTTTCTATGAATTACTGCAGGCTCACATTGATAACAGACGCACCGGGAACACCCTTGGTAGCTACAGCAAAAATTATGATATGTCTCAGTTGCATTTGGCGCCAACGGCGACGAGCCGTGATTTTAAACTCACCTGTGACGGAGAACGATCTCGAAGGGATGGTGTGGCCGACGGTCAAAACTTTGCCGCGCTGCTACAGGCAATGCAGACCTTGCGCTTTAGTGAGCAGGAAATTCGAGAAATTTGGCGTGTCACCTCGTCGTTACTGCACGCGTCAAATTTGAATTTTGTCCCCGTGCGGGATCTCACCACCGGTGAGACGGATCCTGACGACGCCTGCATCTTGGACAGCACCAACGTTCACTTGAGCTCCGTGTGCGCCTTGCTAGGTGTGACGGAAAAGGAGTTGAATCAAGCTCTTTGCGAGGTTGTACTGAGAGCTGGGAAGGAAGAAGCGCGAAAGCGTATGACTGCCGCCCAAGCTCAACGAGGATTAGAGGCCCTAATCAAAGCAACGTACGGAGCGCTCTTTGAATATCTTGTCTCCAGAATTAACGATGCCATCCAAGGTGAGAACAGCAATGAGTCAAATGCGGGATCGGCCGCCACCATCGGTGTCCTCGATATTTTTGGTTTCGAAAGTTTTCAAGTTAACTCGTTCGAGCAGTTGTGCATCAACTACTGCAATGAAGCGCTTCAGCAACAATTCAACGCATTCGTGTTGCGGAATGAGCAAGCTGAAtacgaaaaagaaggtaTTTTGTGGAAGTTTATAGAATTCCCAGAGAATCAGGATGTGCTTGATCTAATTGACAAGCGTGGGATTGGTATTCTGCATATATTGGATGATCAATGCCGAGCTCCTGGGCCATCTGATACCTCTTTCGGTCTACAGGTGTACCAAATGTGTGCGAATTCGTCCCGATTTTCAGCTACTAGAGCTCAAAAGGCCCATTTGCAATTCGCCGTTCACCATTATGCTGGTCCGGTCACGTATACTGCGAAAGGCTTCACTGAAAAGAATCGAGATGAGCTACCAACATCGACAAGGACATTGTTCCTATCCTCCGAAAGCACTTTCGTGCAGCAGTTGGCACACATACTGGAATGGGCACCGAATTCTAACGCTTCCGCATCTGCTTTTTCGGTGCGCTCTTTTCAACGGTCAGATTCCACCGTGGGACGTCCGACTGTAGCGGGACAGTTTCAGCGACAACTGAAAAAATTGCGATCCAAAATTGATCAAACATCTCCACATTACATTCGATGTCTGAAACCAAATGATTGTTTGCTACCGGATAAATTTGACGTTGCAGTCGTTGCGGAACAATTGCGTTGCGGTGGAATTCTTGAAGCCGTTCGGGTCGCCAGGGCCGGCTTTACCCAACACTACCCTCATTCGGACTTTTATCGTCGGTATAGGGTTTTGGCATGGCGAGAAATGAACAAAGTAGGGGGGCGATTGAGACACTCTAGCAGTGGCAACCCTCTCTCTGCGCCTTCTGCCATAAGGCCAGGACGGCTTTTTAAA GATGTATGCACCAATTTAGGTATTCAGATGGGGAAAAGCAAGGTGTTTCTCCGCCATTCGGCCTTTGAAGCGCTGGAGCGTATCAGAACCTGTGAACAATACAAGGCTGCAACAAGCCTGAACGCTACCTTTCGGATGTACCTGGCACGTATCGCCTACGTACCCTACCGG
- a CDS encoding predicted protein, translating to MLVLCKGSPNSFCPGMTSFNHRKEASQQSNIVEGSSIHRLSPTSSRELKDTLAVSDREMLSFSSGGGDDGEPLESSEEAKLDGEALLVLKRKRNAFHSRKKRQRKKDFVKRLQACYGRIFSENNRLKEEQKFLEVRLSESLRIIGNYEMAKACSSLDNSRLAAQLQHSSSKRSLVTGPTDYLERSLLAQREAERTRSALSSIALRGNGAYVGGHTNGNLARPTIPDHVTFHRQPVESSHRASLIDLALSNRAVQQNLVRKALYGTQDLNQLSLSRVPVHLSLPIYSTTNEYSSPQRLTLLEQELNRQERMNSAVFQQQNLLHQQAYSTARAGLGSLPSLASFDYSRLPMASLLDGQTLGSRRELSNMSAPAGPNNPADALVFREQMLQGQIQAPVPSPLTKKPRLS from the coding sequence ATGTTGGTGTTGTGCAAAGGATCCCCAAATTCGTTTTGTCCTGGTATGACTAGCTTCAATCACCGAAAGGAAGCTTCCCAACAATCCAATATCGTTGAAGGATCCAGCATCCATCGGCTGTCACCGACGTCCAGCAGGGAACTGAAGGATACCTTGGCCGTCAGCGATCGAGAGATGCTCTCCTTTTCTAGCGGAGGAGGAGACGACGGAGAGCCGCTCGAAAGCTCCGAAGAGGCGAAGCTCGACGGTGAAGCCTTGCTTGTTTTGAAACGAAAGCGGAATGCCTTTCACTCGCGGAAGAAGCGCCAACGAAAAAAGGACTTCGTGAAGAGGCTCCAGGCTTGCTACGGTCGTATTTTTTCTGAGAATAATCGACTGAAAGAGGAACAAAAGTTTCTGGAGGTCAGACTTAGCGAATCTTTAAGGATTATCGGCAACTACGAAATGGCGAAAGCATGTTCATCGTTGGATAACTCAAGGCTTGCTGCCCAACTTCAGCATTCGTCCTCGAAGCGATCACTTGTCACGGGGCCAACAGACTATCTGGAAAGATCACTTCTTGCCCAAAGAGAAGCGGAAAGAACTCGTTCGGCTTTGTCAAGCATCGCGCTTCGGGGGAACGGCGCATACGTTGGCGGGCATACCAACGGGAATTTGGCACGGCCGACCATACCCGATCATGTCACATTTCACAGACAGCCTGTAGAATCTTCGCACCGCGCCAGCTTGATTGACCTGGCCCTTTCAAACCGCGCTGTTCAGCAAAATTTGGTCCGCAAAGCACTGTATGGAACCCAGGATTTAAACCAGCTCTCGCTTTCTCGTGTCCCTGTACATCTTAGCCTACCCATTTACTCCACAACCAATGAGTATAGTTCTCCTCAACGGCTCACCTTACTGGAGCAGGAGCTCAACCGACAAGAACGCATGAATTCGGCTGTctttcaacaacaaaatcTCTTACATCAGCAAGCTTACTCGACTGCGAGGGCAGGCCTGGGTAGTCTTCCCTCTTTGGCGTCATTTGACTATTCACGCCTTCCAATGGCATCGCTTCTTGATGGTCAGACTCTGGGATCGAGGAGAGAGCTATCAAATATGTCAGCCCCTGCAGGTCCCAATAACCCTGCAGACGCGTTGGTTTTTCGGGAGCAGATGCTACAAGGCCAGATACAGGCGCCAGTTCCGTCACCACTGACAAAGAAACCACGACTTAGTTAA
- a CDS encoding predicted protein: MQESPESAAGALFDSNPAWRQDLEQDMDANDDDDGLDSPTETSMAQGTLDMIACELPKKYVWPAALSRCIDRMNAHNDANARKAGVAGLGVIAEGCCEPLTAALPTVMPMVFAAAQDSSPQVRECACFCLGQISEHCQPEILQYSNQILPIVFALLDDQAVTVQATSCYVLEMFCERLEPDAVRPLLDPLVRKLAHMLEQTNKRSVQEMAVAALAATAVAAEQEFSPYVEGVAKLMTTLMSLQDPTLFSLRGRALECMGHMAIAVGKENFRPYFTVTMECAMQGLTLESTDLQEFAYAVFANLAKVMKEEFAPALSDLVPHLIQVVDMDEGQVESAGQDSNEAFTGLDESDDEGDNEQYVLHVRTGLMEVKKGAITALGEMGAHCGTDFCPYLEVCMKSLEEAASNWHPLIKSEAADAMPSMIVPSIAAYHNGEISWTKGDVTGSSPMSPHTAALVHCVLKQEIVLMQDDDKGTVGKACEAVQSVIEICGPHALVPHLNECLGNAHLLLTKSAPCQTVDALYGELPDDDDDHDGIMQAVCDLVGGFGRVLGSQFAQYLGQFLPAICEYGKSSRPASDRSMAVGCLSEIAQELESSVLDYWPTVFLPAILSGLADEDDNVKRNAAFCAGVCCEHLKEAITSDYQNILQQLAPIFNLDPNATDSSAACIDNAAAAVARMIMASPHHVPLGQVLPVFWRALPLKTDMTENETVYTCLLGLLSMKQPDLMTATGISEVRRIVHAACQAESDVSDEIKAKLIQAQQTLQ, translated from the coding sequence ATGCAGGAGAGCCCCGAGTCCGCCGCTGGCGCCTTGTTCGATTCCAATCCCGCCTGGCGTCAAGATCTGGAACAAGACATGGACGCtaacgatgacgatgacggcTTGGACAGTCCCACGGAAACAAGTATGGCGCAGGGTACGCTCGACATGATTGCCTGCGAATTACCCAAAAAGTACGTCTGGCCGGCCGCACTGTCTCGTTGTATTGATCGCATGAATGCACACAACGACGCCAACGCGCGCAAAGCCGGGGTGGCTGGACTTGGCGTCATTGCCGAGGGCTGTTGCGAGCCCCTCACGGCCGCCCTGCCCACCGTCATGCCCATGGTATTTGCGGCCGCGCAAGACAGCTCGCCGCAAGTCCGCGAATGCGCCTGCTTTTGCCTCGGGCAAATCAGTGAACACTGTCAACCGGAGATTCTGCAATACAGCAACCAAATTTTGCCCATTGTCTTTGCCTTGTTGGACGACCAAGCCGTGACCGTCCAGGCCACATCCTGTTACGTGCTGGAAATGTTTTGTGAACGCCTGGAACCGGACGCGGTGCGCCCGTTGCTGGATCCCTTGGTGCGCAAACTCGCGCACATGCTTGAGCAAACCAACAAGCGATCGGTGCAAGAAATGGCTGTGGCTGCCTTGGCCGCTAcggccgtcgccgccgaaCAGGAATTTTCCCCCTACGTCGAAGGCGTAGCCAAACTCATGACGACACTCATGAGTTTGCAGGATCCGACTCTGTTCTCCTTGCGTGGTCGGGCTTTGGAATGTATGGGGCACATGGCTATTGCGGTAGGCAAGGAAAACTTCCGCCCCTATTTTACGGTGACCATGGAATGTGCCATGCAAGGTTTGACCTTGGAAAGCACCGATTTGCAAGAATTCGCCTACGCAGTTTTTGCGAACTTGGCCAAAGTCATGAAGGAAGAATTTGCCCCCGCCCTTTCGGATTTGGTCCCGCATTTGATTCAAGTAGTGGACATGGACGAAGGTCAAGTAGAATCAGCGGGTCAAGATAGCAACGAGGCGTTTACCGGTTTGGACGAATCGGACGATGAAGGCGACAACGAGCAGTACGTGTTGCACGTTCGTACTGGCTTGATGGAAGTCAAAAAGGGCGCCATCACGGCCTTGGGTGAGATGGGTGCCCACTGCGGTACCGACTTTTGCCCCTATTTGGAAGTCTGTATGAAGTCCCTGGAAGAAGCTGCCAGCAACTGGCATCCCCTGATCAAGAGCGAAGCGGCCGATGCGATGCCGTCAATGATTGTCCCATCCATTGCCGCGTACCACAACGGCGAAATCTCATGGACGAAGGGTGATGTGACGGGAAGTAGTCCTATGTCGCCCCACACGGCAGCGTTGGTTCATTGTGTCTTGAAACAAGAAATAGTATTGATGCAGGACGATGATAAGGGCACGGTGGGCAAAGCATGCGAAGCGGTTCAATCGGTGATTGAAATTTGTGGACCCCACGCCTTGGTGCCGCACTTAAACGAGTGTCTCGGCAATGCTCATCTACTCTTGACCAAGTCCGCCCCATGTCAGACGGTAGATGCTTTGTACGGCGAATTGccggacgatgacgatgaccaCGACGGTATCATGCAGGCTGTCTGCGATTTGGTAGGCGGATTTGGTCGCGTCCTGGGATCGCAGTTTGCGCAGTATCTGGGCCAGTTCTTACCGGCCATTTGCGAATACGGCAAATCATCTCGCCCCGCAAGCGATCGGTCAATGGCGGTCGGTTGTTTGAGTGAAATCGCGCAGGAATTGGAAAGCTCAGTTCTAGACTATTGGCCCACGGTCTTTCTACCGGCCATTTTATCCGGCTTGGCCGATGaggacgacaacgtcaagcGCAACGCTGCTTTTTGTGCGGGAGTGTGTTGTGAACATTTGAAGGAAGCCATAACGAGCGATTACCAGAACATTCTGCAACAGCTGGCACCTATTTTTAACCTAGACCCCAACGCGACGGATTCTTCGGCGGCGTGTATCGACAATGCAGCGGCCGCCGTGGCCCGAATGATCATGGCGTCCCCCCACCACGTTCCCTTAGGTCAAGTATTGCCGGTCTTCTGGCGAGCGTTGCCGTTGAAAACAGACATGACGGAAAACGAGACTGTCTACACATGCTTACTGGGATTGCTGAGTATGAAGCAACCGGATTTGATGACGGCGACCGGTATTTCCGAAGTACGACGTATTGTCCACGCTGCCTGTCAAGCGGAGAGTGACGTGAGCGACGAAATCAAGGCGAAATTGATACAAGCACAGCAAACCCTCCAATAA
- a CDS encoding predicted protein, translated as MARTAKGPSGSCRWMCTLAVALCMYLSWTWAMNLRVIDAMGSFYAHTSSGDERYQQTRNETTPPLTSSRYIHKHRLPQMDVSDKLLAATENFVDRGAASQNDNEQDVLERTTTEDEDVHLVFSTGCSVFQDWQSYGFFFQAWYSGHKGHVTRVASGCEGRDAEQILLNHDRLIVRGMSDRFHLHLTPDYSKTSIPGVNYKFFNKPMGLRHWMEQGLGFSLDQSDTTKASNLGDAVFVILDPDQFVTRPFRREYRRDAELWVTMPLEATVKVERGKPVAQLYGFGARWIDKINATFVLNSTTVTSGLKSWTRDDVAHHYAAGPPYMAVGSDMYEIVRTWAEMAVPVYQLTENHLSEMFAYSVAAAHLKLPHQLARSFMLSDISTGEGEAWAWVDEQSAAQVPKSRHAEFLSCKHELFALPPTDDIFATMYNSSVTLDGNHHDLNPQDAQRMAYMLCQMLPRMNAMARYYKNQECPIGTANLNATFFFKQHKQS; from the exons ATGGCGCGGACAGCGAAGGGGCCGAGCGGCAGCTGCCGCTGGATGTGTACGTTGGCCGTTGCCCTCTGTATGTATCTGTCATGGACGTGGGCAATGAATCTCAGAGTGATCGACGCCATGGGTTCGTTTTACGCCCATACTTCGTCGGGCGACGAACGCTACCAGCAAACAAGGAACGAGACGACGCCACCGCTAACATCATCTCGGTATATACACAAGCACCGTTTGCCGCAAATGGATGTTTCGGACAAGCTTTTGGCGGCTACGGAGAACTTTGTAGATCGAGGCGCCGCTTCCCAAAACGACAACGAACAAGATGTACTGGAAAGAACTACCACAGAGGATGAAGATGTCCATTTGGTTTTTAGTACGGGCTGTTCGGTCTTTCAAGACTGGCAGTCATACGGATTTTTCTTCCAAGCGTGGTATTCGGGACATAAGGGACACGTAACACGGGTCGCATCGGGATGCGAAGGACGTGATGCCGAGCAAATATTACTGAATCACGATCGACTGATCGTCAGGGGAATGTCGGACCGTTTTCACTTGCACTTGACTCCAGATTATAGCAAAACGAGCATTCCCGGCGTCAACTACAAATTCTTCAATAAACCGATGGGTTTACGACATTGGATGGAGCAAGGCTTGGGATTTTCATTGGACCAGAGTGATACTACAAAGGCGTCTAACTTGGGAGATGCCGTTTTCGTCATTCTGGATCCTGATCAGTTTGTCACTCGGCCCTTTCGGCGCGAATACCGACGTGATGCCGAGTTGTGGGTAACGATGCCGTTGGAAGCAACTGTCAAAGTAGAACGTGGAAAGCCAGTGGCACAGCTTTACGGTTTTGGCGCAAGATGGATAGATAAAATCAATGCCACATTTGTGCTGAATAGCACCACCGTGACGTCTGGCTTGAAATCCTGGACAAGAGATGATGTTGCACATCACTACGCGGCTGGGCCACCCTATATGGCGGTAGGGAGTGATATGTACGAGATCGTTCGCACATGGGCCGAGATGGCCGTTCCTGTGTATCAACTGACGGAAAACCACCTATCGGAAATGTTTGCGTATTCGGTAGCGGCGGCTCACCTAAAACTGCCGCATCAACTTGCGCGTAGCTTCATGCTGTCTGACATTTCGACGGGAGAGGGTGAAGCGTGGGCGTGGGTGGACGAACAATCAGCCGCGCAG GTCCCCAAAAGCCGGCATGCGGAGTTTTTGTCTTGTAAACACGAGTTGTTTGCGCTGCCGCCTACAGATGATATTTTTGCCACAATGTACAATTCGTCGGTGACTCTGGACGGGAACCATCATGATCTTAATCCACAAGACGCCCAACGTATGGCCTATATGCTCTGTCAAATGTTGCCACGGATGAATGCAATGGCAAGGTACTACAAGAATCAGGAGTGTCCAATCGGGACAGCCAATCTGAATGCTACATTCTTTTTCAAACAGCACAAACAGAGCTAG